The Bos mutus isolate GX-2022 chromosome 7, NWIPB_WYAK_1.1, whole genome shotgun sequence genome window below encodes:
- the JSRP1 gene encoding junctional sarcoplasmic reticulum protein 1 isoform X1: MATRAMEELDGGLGSCQVDEDLSVLADPCPGRPQEDSVRATSRLADSSSRSHDSQERVTEGSPTGSVDTKPKKMEKEPVSKVTSGAGKEKLKAGATPRSPARKKAQTASPPQPPPPPALSDELPWGDLTLNKCLVLASLVALLGSAFQLCREAVARDVEAPAPVPESWASSSLSPKGPASTLPKPEAWAPSVRQPEPPSKLEERVQIPRSEKAAEKDEWESEEAANGEHVPLAGRGPKEKLKKEKPRKERPGKEKPQKEERPRKEKPRKEEKPRGAREPQGALPRRWEAREGGHRPWGRDSGAPEDRKRQAWVSLRRPDEEDRPLGRQKRRAGKGRD; this comes from the exons ATGGCAACCAGGGCCATGGAGGAGCTGGATGGAGGCCTGGGCAGCTGTCAAGTGGATGAGGACCTCTCTGTACTGGCTGACCCTTGTCCCGGCCGGCCTCAGGAGGACAGTGTGCGAG CAACATCCAGGTTGGCTGACTCCAGCAGCCGGTCCCAT GATTCTCAGGAGCGGGTGACTGAGGGCAGCCCCACAGGCAGTGTGGACACCAAGCCCAAGAAGATGGAAAAGGAGCCTGTGTCCAAAGTGACCTCAGGAGCAGGAAAGGAGAAGCTGAAAGCAGGAGCAA CCCCCCGGAGCCCCGCACGGAAGAAGGCACAGACCGCATCGCccccgcagccgccgccgccgccggccctGAGCGACGAGCTGCCCTGGGGAGACTTGACGCTCAACAAGTGCCTGGTGCTCGCCTCGCTCGTGGCGCTGCTGGGCTCCGCCTTCCAGCTGTGCCGCG AGGCTGTGGCTAGGGATGTAGAAGCCCCCGCGCCTGTCCCTGAGTCGTGGGCCTCGTCAAGCTTGTCACCCAAGGGGCCAGCGTCAACCCTG CCAAAGCCTGAGGCCTGGGCCCCCTCAGTGAGGCAGCCCGAGCCCCCCTCGAAGTTAGAGGAAAGGGTCCAGATTCCTAGGAGTGAAAAGGCTGCAGAGAAGGACGAATGGGAATCTGAAGAAGCTGCTAATGGGGAGCATGTGCCCCTCGCCGGCCGAGGGCCCAAGGAGAAGCTGAAGAAGGAGAAGCCTCGGAAGGAGAGGCCCGGGAAGGAGAAGCCACAGAAGGAGGAGAGGCCGAGAAAGGAGAAGCCACGGAAAGAGGAGAAGCCACGTGGTGCCAGGGAGCCCCAGGGGGCCCTACCGCGACGCTGGGAGGCCCGCGAAGGGGGCCATCGACCTTGGGGGCGAGACTCTGGAGCCCCAGAGGATAGGAAGAGGCAGGCCTGGGTCTCCCTGCGGCGCCCCGATGAGGAGGACCGGCCTCTGGGCCGCCAGAAGCGCCGTGCCGGCAAAGGCCGGGACTGA
- the JSRP1 gene encoding junctional sarcoplasmic reticulum protein 1 isoform X2, which produces MLSTRPSVATVATSRLADSSSRSHDSQERVTEGSPTGSVDTKPKKMEKEPVSKVTSGAGKEKLKAGATPRSPARKKAQTASPPQPPPPPALSDELPWGDLTLNKCLVLASLVALLGSAFQLCREAVARDVEAPAPVPESWASSSLSPKGPASTLPKPEAWAPSVRQPEPPSKLEERVQIPRSEKAAEKDEWESEEAANGEHVPLAGRGPKEKLKKEKPRKERPGKEKPQKEERPRKEKPRKEEKPRGAREPQGALPRRWEAREGGHRPWGRDSGAPEDRKRQAWVSLRRPDEEDRPLGRQKRRAGKGRD; this is translated from the exons ATGCTGTCCACCAGGCCCAGCGTGGCGACTGTGG CAACATCCAGGTTGGCTGACTCCAGCAGCCGGTCCCAT GATTCTCAGGAGCGGGTGACTGAGGGCAGCCCCACAGGCAGTGTGGACACCAAGCCCAAGAAGATGGAAAAGGAGCCTGTGTCCAAAGTGACCTCAGGAGCAGGAAAGGAGAAGCTGAAAGCAGGAGCAA CCCCCCGGAGCCCCGCACGGAAGAAGGCACAGACCGCATCGCccccgcagccgccgccgccgccggccctGAGCGACGAGCTGCCCTGGGGAGACTTGACGCTCAACAAGTGCCTGGTGCTCGCCTCGCTCGTGGCGCTGCTGGGCTCCGCCTTCCAGCTGTGCCGCG AGGCTGTGGCTAGGGATGTAGAAGCCCCCGCGCCTGTCCCTGAGTCGTGGGCCTCGTCAAGCTTGTCACCCAAGGGGCCAGCGTCAACCCTG CCAAAGCCTGAGGCCTGGGCCCCCTCAGTGAGGCAGCCCGAGCCCCCCTCGAAGTTAGAGGAAAGGGTCCAGATTCCTAGGAGTGAAAAGGCTGCAGAGAAGGACGAATGGGAATCTGAAGAAGCTGCTAATGGGGAGCATGTGCCCCTCGCCGGCCGAGGGCCCAAGGAGAAGCTGAAGAAGGAGAAGCCTCGGAAGGAGAGGCCCGGGAAGGAGAAGCCACAGAAGGAGGAGAGGCCGAGAAAGGAGAAGCCACGGAAAGAGGAGAAGCCACGTGGTGCCAGGGAGCCCCAGGGGGCCCTACCGCGACGCTGGGAGGCCCGCGAAGGGGGCCATCGACCTTGGGGGCGAGACTCTGGAGCCCCAGAGGATAGGAAGAGGCAGGCCTGGGTCTCCCTGCGGCGCCCCGATGAGGAGGACCGGCCTCTGGGCCGCCAGAAGCGCCGTGCCGGCAAAGGCCGGGACTGA